In the genome of Anabas testudineus chromosome 4, fAnaTes1.2, whole genome shotgun sequence, one region contains:
- the henmt1 gene encoding small RNA 2'-O-methyltransferase, translating into MDPMFSPALHRQRHQFVVDFVKENKPKKVADLGCGECTLLKKLKFHREIELLVGVDINGAKVKKKMNGLAPISTDYLQPSYDQLRIELYQGSVTQIDARLRGFDLVTSIELIEHLSLAHVEKFSEVVFGYMTPLAVIVSTPNSDFNPLLPGLAGFRHSDHKFEWTRAEFRSWALKVCLEFGYEVEFTGVGQAPSGLQEQVGFCSQIGVFHRLGGRDGCNMLFGDDTEDVFSYTLLYSINYPSLRDNNILRRVLVSEVLYWAEKLKSSRTEQETDERSSVSGEESLLEQHMEMEELQTAACGVQMKNPLEQFVREKDEEVLRKCCQGQQESCTLNRCVPVSLAVLWSCCPKVSALSGSLSNLRALLMDEPKVKLSQDGSAVLLNYQEEEEEEEDPYDLEDSGYAEARQCSHSEEQEDWEANI; encoded by the exons ATGGATCCGATGTTTAGTCCGGCGCTTCACAGGCAGCGACATCAATTTGTCGTTGATTTtgtgaaggaaaacaaacccaaaaaa GTGGCAGATTTGGGCTGTGGTGAGTGCACCCTCCTCAAAAAGCTCAAGTTTCACCGTGAAATTGAACTTCTGGTGGGAGTGGACATCAACGGGGCTAAAGTCAAGAAGAAGAT GAATGGTTTGGCTCCTATATCCACTGACTATCTTCAGCCAAGTTATGATCAGCTGCGCATTGAGCTGTACCAGGGCTCAGTCACACAGATCGACGCCCGACTCAGAGGATTTGATCTGGTGACCAGTATCGAGCT CATTGAGCACCTCTCTCTCGCTCATGTGGAGAAATTTTCTGAGGTGGTGTTTGGTTACATGACCCCTCTGGCTGTTATAGTCAGCACCCCGAACTCGGACTTCAACCCCCTTCTCCCTGGACTGGCAGGTTTCAGGCACAGTGATCACAAGTTTGAGTGGACCAGAGCTGAGTTCAGATCTTG GGCTCTGAAGGTGTGTTTGGAGTTTGGTTATGAGGTGGAGTTCACTGGTGTTGGACAAGCACCGTCAGGGCTGCAGGAACAAGTCGGCTTCTGCTCTCAGATTGGTGTGTTTCACCGGCTCGGGGGTAGAGATGGCTGTAACATGTTGTTTGGTGATGACACAGAGGATGTTTTCTCATATACGCTG CTGTATAGCATAAACTACCCCAGCCTGCGGGACAACAACATCTTGCGGAGAGTCTTGGTGAGTGAGGTGTTGTACTGGGCAGAGAAACTGAAGAGTAGCAGGACAGAGCAGGAAACTGATGAGAGGAGCAGCGTTTCAGGGGAGGAGAGCCTCTTGGAACAGCACATGGAGATGGAGGAACTACAGACAG CAGCATGTGGAGTACAGATGAAAAATCCATTGGAGCAATTTGTGAGGGAGAAGGATGAAGAGGTGCTCCGGAAATGTTGCCAAGGACAACAGGAGTCTTGTACATTAAACAG GTGTGTTCCTGTATCCCTGGCTGTGCTGTGGTCCTGCTGTCCCAAAGTCAGTGCCCTGAGTGGAAGTCTGAGCAATCTCCGAGCTCTACTGATGGATGAACCAAAAGTTAAACTGAGCCAGGACGGCTCTGCTGTGCTTCTAAACTACCAGGAAGAAG